In the Aster yellows witches'-broom phytoplasma AYWB genome, TAAAAGAAGTTAAATATTATCCATATTCAGACTACGAACCTGAAATACACCCAGAATTGCCTTTACAAGAACTCGTCATTAAACAAAAAAAAGCATTAGGGTTTGGACTTCATAATTTATTAATCAATCAAAAAAATAAATCTTAAATATTATTTTATTATAAATACAAACACATTATTAAATTAATTTTACTATTCAAGAAAAGGCATGGATGTTTTAAAAGATGTTATTTATCACATTGAAACGCATTATATTATAACTATTCGCGCATCAATTCCTTTATATGCATTTAATGGCGCTCGCAAAATTAAAGCTATGGGTGTTAAAATGGTTCTTTCTGGCGAAGGTGCTGATGAAATTTTTGGAGGTTTTCTATATTTCCATAAAGCTCCTAATACTCCATAATTATACAAAGAAACAGTCCGCAAATTAGCTTAATTACATTTATATGATTGTGCATGATCCAACAACAAAACAATGAGTGTTTGGGGAGCAGAGGTGTGAGCATCTTTTTTAAACAAAAACTTTTTAGATGTTGCCATGAGACTCAATCCCAAAGATAAAATGTGCTGCATAAATAGCAAAGGCGTCAAAAAGAATAATTTTCTGATGGAGTAGACTACAGTTGGATTGATGCTTTAAAACAACTTGCCCAAACCAAAATCACAGATATGTAATTAAAAAAAATACTTATGTTCCTTTTCTTTATAATACTCCTACAAATAAAGAAGGCTATATTTATCGCGAAATTTTTGAAACCTTATTTCCTTTGTGAAAAAAAAGCTTTTTAAAAAATAAAAGATCCTTCAGGACGCGTTGCATTAGGAGCTCATAATAAAGCTTATAAGGACAAATAAATTTTATTAAAAAAATCGCCAACTTAACTTTATTTTTCTCTTTTAATTGTTTTGTGCGAACCAAATATAAAATAAAAAAATAATCCAAAATCAAAAATCACAAATTATATATTTTGAAAACATTTCTAACATACATTTTTACAACTTTCATCCCAGAAAGGATATTTATATGAACCAAAAAACAAGAAAAGCCTTAATTAAAAAAAACAATTTTCCCCAAACTAACCCACCCAAAAAAACTTTTTTAAGTAGCAAACTGTTAAGCAATTGCATTATTTTTAACTCTATTGTCATTGTTGTATTGGCAATTTATTTAAGCAAACCTACTCAAACAGATATTTACCAAAAAACCACCCAATTACATTTAACAGCAATGGTAGCAGGAATGTTTTTGGGAGGCACTATTTTAGGATTAAAAAAAGGATCTTTTGGTGTTTCTTTAGGAGTTTTATTAGGATCTACCTTAGGAATGTGGCTATCGTTACTTACTAAAGGACAAATTATTTCGATAATTCAAATGTAGTTTTTTTAATTTTAATCCTGAACCCTAATATTTTTAATTTCCAAAATAAAGAAAGTGTAATCATTTTTATGCAAACCAAAATCAAAAAATTAATCGCACAATTCCACACCAGTTTACAAAAAAACAAATATGATTTAGACAAATTAATGATCTTAGACAAAGAATTTTTAGGCAAAAAAGGTATCTTGTTTGAACTTACCCAAGAACTAAAAAACCTCCCTCATGCCCAAAAATCAGTTGCAGGCAAGTTAATTAACTTTTTAAAACAAGAAATTATTTTCACTTTACAAAAAGAAAAAGAAACTTTAAAAAGAAACCAACTAAACGCCAAAATACTCCAAGAAGAAATTGATCCTACTTTACCAGCATTTAATTTTTGCCAAGGAAGCACTCACCCCCTTAATCAAATCATTGAAAAAATTGAAGATTTGTTTTTATCTTTGGGCTATGAAATTAAAGAAGGCAACGAAATCGAAACCCTTTTTTATAATTTTGAAATGCTCAACATGGGCAAAGGCCATCCCGCAAGAGAAATGCAAGACTCTTTTTATATTGATTCTCAAAAACTTTTGCGAACACATACTTCCAACATCCAAGTTAAAGAAATGAAAGCTCGCCAGGGAAAACCCCTCAAAATTATTTCTTCTGGAAAAGTTTACCGCAAAGACGATGATGATGCTACCCATAGCCATCAATTTATGCAACTCGAAGGGCTTGTAATTGATAAAAACATTAATTTTTCCGTTCTCAAAGAAACTCTTTTACTCATTACCAAAGAATTATTTGGAAATTCTCAAGAAATTCACTTAAGACCGTCTTATTTTCCCTTTACCGAACCAAGTATTGAAGTTGATTTAGTAATTACCAAAAAAGATGGAACCAAAGAATATTTAGAAATTTTAGGAGCTGGTTTAGTTCATCCCCAAGTTCTTAAAAACGCCAATTATGACCCTGAAAAATATCAAGGTTTTGCCTTTGGAATAGGTATTGAAAGAATTGCTATGATTAAATATCAAATTGAAAATATTAGATATTTTTATGCCAATGATATTCGCTTTTTAAAACAATTTGCAAGGAACGCCGACAATGAAAATTATTGAAAATATTTTAAAAAACCATCTTTTGCAACCCCTTTCGCAAAATATTTTTGTATTAACTAACAATTATATTACCGAAGTACAAAAGTTCTCCCCCCTATCCAAAAACACTAATTTAGTGGTGGGACAAATTCTTAACTTTCAAAAAATTCAAGACTCCCAAAAATTAAATTTAGTAGAAGTTAAC is a window encoding:
- the pheS gene encoding phenylalanine--tRNA ligase subunit alpha: MQTKIKKLIAQFHTSLQKNKYDLDKLMILDKEFLGKKGILFELTQELKNLPHAQKSVAGKLINFLKQEIIFTLQKEKETLKRNQLNAKILQEEIDPTLPAFNFCQGSTHPLNQIIEKIEDLFLSLGYEIKEGNEIETLFYNFEMLNMGKGHPAREMQDSFYIDSQKLLRTHTSNIQVKEMKARQGKPLKIISSGKVYRKDDDDATHSHQFMQLEGLVIDKNINFSVLKETLLLITKELFGNSQEIHLRPSYFPFTEPSIEVDLVITKKDGTKEYLEILGAGLVHPQVLKNANYDPEKYQGFAFGIGIERIAMIKYQIENIRYFYANDIRFLKQFARNADNENY